TGGGATTGGAGCTGTTCCTCCCCCGACCGCAGCCTTCCCAGGCATGGAGTGGTGAGCACATAGAAGATGCTTGAGGAGCTGCATTGAAGCGGCTTTGCGGCTGTTTATGCCTGAGTGGAGATCATGGGCACTGGGGGGCGCAAGGAGGGGGGGAATGTGCCCAGGATAGGTCATCCCCAGGCCCTGATTGTTCTTTAGCCACTTTTGTGGGCCATCCCCCAGGCACAAAGAATCTAGACCAAGAGAAGTCATCCCCACCTGGTGCTGGGTAGCTGGTGATGAAATCTTATCGTGGTTTTCCTAAAAGCTTTTTGCAGTTCTTGCCCTGCCCCTGTGGATAAGCAGTTCTGACCTTCTGTGCAGTCTGGGCAGCATTCCTGATAGGGCACACTTGAATGCTATTAGAATGATCTCAATCTCGTGAGCAAACACAGAACAACCAGTGCTACGGGATCTTTAGTTTTTGGCTTCAAGACTCCCCTTCCAATGGGAGGGATGGCCAAGCCTGGCTTACCAGGCTCACTGTCAGGAGTGTTTGCCACTGGGTCAGGCTGGGCCCCGGGGGAAGTGAAGCAGAGTGCTCCCACGTGGTAGTGTTGACCCCGGAGGGGCCCGGCCCCAGGTGCTGCATGCAGGCAAGCCTGTCCCAAGGGGTACCTGGAGCTCAGCAGGGGGGAGCTAGAAGCCCCTCGGGGCCCAGCCGGCTATAGGAATCTCATGAGTTTGCAATTTCAAGTCAGCTAGAAGCAAAACTGCCCCAAACATGAAATTGCAAACTCATGAGATTCCTATAGCCGGCTGGGCCCCGAGGGGCAGTGTGGGGTATCAGACCAGCGCCCTGTGACAGTTCAAGGTCTTTTTCCTCAAGGGCAAGTccctcaacctctctgagtctctgtttcctcacccGCAGCTCGTCATAAAGACAGGGCCCTGCTGGGCCTCCAGAGCAAGAccgttcattcactcatttgctTAACCAAACGTTTAGTGAGCGTCTACTAGGTGGCGTGCTCCATGCTGGCAAGAAAGACATTTCGATTCCAGCCACTCCGATGCAGGGTTGCTGGGATGGGACACATAGGCCTTCTGAGGAGGGACGAGGATGGCTGGGTAGGGCGTTGCCAAGGGAGGGAAACCCGTCTGGTGGTCTTCCCAGCTCTTGCCATAAAACTCTCAATTCCCCTGTTGCTGGATCTCATCAAATACAGGAAATGCCTCGGTCTGTTCCTCTCTGTGTGCCCCTGTGTCCAGGGCCCACCGCATGTTTGCCTCTTTAGCTACCCAGCCTGCCCTCTCTGTTCCACATCCTAGTTACCCAGACGTCTGTCCTGCAGGGTGCTGGTGGCTGGCACCACTCTTGGCCATCACACCTGTGGCCCCAAAGCCCCTGCCTGAATCCTGATTTGATCCTGACTTTCTAGTCAGGATTCCAAAAATCCTGACTTTCCTCCCCTCACCCTGGGATGTGGTTTTCTCTACCCCATCTACGGCTGagcctttgtttccctttctgCCCTGTCTCTCTCTCGGGGGGCTGCCTACTTATCATGAAGCCCTGCATATATGCTTCTGAGAGGCTCAGACCAGGGGACTGACTCGTGGTCACACCTGTTGCCGAAATCTGACCATGGCGCCctatctttctccttcccctctgtgtGTGGCACATGCCTGCCTTTCCTGTTCACTTCCGccaggcccccctcccctccagtgcTCATGCGGATGTCATATCCACCCCTCACCTTCCCAACACCCATCTAACATGGAACCGGGGGACACAGCCCAGACAGTGCAGGAGTCTTGGGCCTGGTGTCTGTCTTAGCCGGGGTGACAGGTTGAAGCAGCACTCTCTGCCGCAGGGGTAGACGGAGTGCTCCCTGGAAGGTTAGTCCGGGAGCACCGAGCTGGAGATGCCTGGATAGGACAGGCTGCAGGCTCCCTTTGAAGTCAGgcccaaggcagagaggcagtgagggCAGGAGAGGGGTTTGCTTCCAAGGTGGAACACGAGGCAGAATTCTGGTGGTGACCCCACCTGTGTTAGCTCAAGAAGTCCCATCTGGAAGGGGAAATCAGGTCATGGAGGCTGCTGGGACACTTCCCAGACTAAAGATCAAGCATGTGTGTCCTTTGGCTTTGAAGTCCCGTTGGGGTGGAGTCTGGGGCCCTTATCAAAGTGGGTATTGGGTACTTAATGTGTTTGTGGAGCAGCCTGAAGTCAAAGGGTCATCTCTGCAGCCCAGGCTTGCAGCCAGGGCGGACCCAGGACCCTCTATAAAGGCTGTGGGAAGGAGGACTGGCTCCAGCAGTGGCCAGCCCACGGTCCAAGATGAGGTGCCTCGTGGTGCTCCTTGCAGTTCTCGCCCTTTCCCAGGGCAGTGGGATCTCCAGGTGGGTATCAGGcacccagggaggggaagggggtcaCATGCACCTGCTCTGGGTGGGTGTCTCCTGGTGTTCCACCTGTGCCCGCGGCCATGCTGTGGGTTCCCAGGAGAGTCTTGCCTTTGCGTTTGGGACCTTTCCTTCAAAGTCTGCCCCGCCGCTGCAGGGGTGATGAGCAGTAACGCAGGGTCAGACGGGCAGCCTGGGAAGTGAAGGGCGTGGCTTCTGGGGTCAAACTGCCTGTGTTCTGATCCCTAGCTCCAGCACTAACCTGACTCCCTGTGCCCTGTTTCCTCTTCCATTGTAAAATCAGGAACAGAAAGCATCTctctctcagggttgtgaggagtATATGAGTTggtatttgtcaaatgctttgagcagtgcctggcacataatgaaAAAGCTACGTATGCATTTCTTAGACAAAATAAAGTTCTCTCTATGGGCGAAATTCCCAAGTTCTCCTCCAAAACTAAtaactgataattttttatttgatacttttttttggaaataattaaaaaaaaaataatctctccacccaacctggggctcgaactcatgatgccaagatcaagagtcacctgctctacggactgagccagccaggtgccccataactaaTATTTCTTGAGCTGTTTTTTGCTGGGTGCACTATTCTTCCTGGATTTGGTagatattattatttgtattttacagatgaggcagctGTTGTTTGAGGAGGGTCTCAGAGCTACCCAAGGCCACATGGTTCATAGTGGAGGAGCTAGGATTTGGTCCCAAGTGATCTTACATTTTTGCCACAAAATCACCCTATCTCCAGTTCCTAGCCTGGAGCTCCATCAAGCCATGAGCCTGGGGAGACCTGAATTCACCCCTGGGAAGCTGGATCCCTGAAAAGGGGCCGGGGGGCCTTTGACAAGTCAGAGCTCCTTGTGTCTTGAAAGGGAAGTTTTTTCTAATCAGGCTTCGGGTGGTTTCAGTGCAGGGACTGGACAGCACTGGAAGTGGAGGTTTCCATGGTGGTTGGAACCTCCCCGTTCTTGGCGTGGGGCAGTGGGCTGCCGGCATCCCTCTGAGGGAGGTTCCCTGGGGCCTCATGCTGGACACAGCAGCTAGTAGAGAGACAGCTGTCCCTGTGGGAGTCACCAGACCTTCCATGAGTGGATCCTGAGCTGAGTGGGAACAGGAGCTCAGCAAGCAGAACACTTTGGGGACCAGGAGATGGGGACACAGGAAATGGCAACGGTAGCATTGGGCCCAGGAGCCTCTTTCCTTTTGGGCTTATGTCCTTTTTTATCATCAGAGACAAACGCTGAGAAATGTCTTAGggccttttatttctgttgggTCCTGGCTGAAGTCACACTtgagggctggggaagggaggcaCCAGAAAGAGAGACCATAAGTCCCGGACAGGGCTGTTCCATCTGGGATCTGTTTGGATTGTGAACAACATGAGAAAACCCATTTTCTCTGAGGGTCTTAGATTTCCTGCCATTTTCTTACTCTCCAAGCCCTTTCACAGTCGTGGTCTCCACTTGTCCTCTTGTCCTTAAAGCAGCCCCGAAGAGGAGGACCGCATAGCCCTTAGAACTGGAGGGACACCAGGGTCATCAGCCTGCATTACTTCAACCTATAGGAGGGGAAACTAGGAGCCAGAGAGGTGAACGCCAGAAGAAGTTGGTCAAAGGCGGGGCTGGAAAATGGCTGGAAAGGAAGGAGGTCACCTGTTTTGCAAAAATGGAGGCGAAGCTTAGAGGACCTTGGGGGCCACCGAAGGTGCCACAGACTGCAAAGCAGGGTCTAGAACCCTTCTGCTGTTCTCCCTCTCAATTCTCAATTTGCTTCCATCATCCAACACCTAAACTCTATCAGAAGGTCCTCTATGCTGAGGACCACACTCTGTGCTGAAACCCTCTGAAAAATTTCCACACATGTTAGGTTACCCAAAGCGCCAATCACAGGGGTTACAAAAGAGGGAGCATTTTCAGAGTGTGGGGGACATTGTTTCCTCTCCAGAGAGCGTGCTTCCAGATGGCAGAGGCTGTACCTGTGGCCCCCACGCAATGTCTGGCCCATAGTAGGGAAGCAGCGAGAATTTGGAGACTGAATGAATGACATTATGTCTCTCAAACCTCGGAGTTGGGGAACTCAGGAGCAGGCTATAAAATCCATCCACTGAGTCTCCATCAGCattgagaaaagaggaaggactaGGGAACACCAGAGTGTATTACGTTTGGTAAGGGTAGGCACAGAATTGTGAATTgatgtaaaatttaatttttcctttgagttatgatttttaaaaaaatgtggggaAGTAGCTTATAGAACCTAGAGCCTCTGGGCACTTCTCTGAGGCTGGGCAGCCTTGAGGAGATGCCCACTGGTATCACTAATTCTTCCCGGTCTCCACAGGGTCCCTCTACACAAAGGCAAGTCTCTGAGAAAGGTCCTGAAGGAGCATGGGCTCTTGGAGGACTTTCTGAAGAAGCACCCGTATTCCATCAGCACGAAGTACTCCAGCCTAGCAAAGGTGGCCAGCGAGCCCTTGACCAACTACCTGGACGTGAgtggctctcccctccccttccaataatGCTTCTTGCACAGAGTGTGCTGGATGCCTTCTCCTGGCCCACGCCTCTTTCCCCTTCTAGAAATCAGGAAGTCCTGTGGGCTGCGGAGGCCATTCCCCCTGCCCCTCAGTCAGCTCCACACAGGGCCAGCAGCCCGGGCAAAGGCGAGGCTCTGAAGGCCACTGCCGGAAGGGTCTGAGCTCAGGCGACCTGCAGACATCCCTCAGGGGCACATGATCTGCTCCCAGGTGTACTCCCATGCCTGTCTTTCCCAGCCCCGTGACCCATGTCGTAGTCTGGGCTCGGCAGGGATGGGGTTCTGGTGCCCATCTGCAGCCGCCCAGGACATGACAGGAACGCCCCTTGCGCGGTCTTCCTTCCTGGAGCCTGTCCCCCCCTCATCTGTCGCTCTTGGCAGTAAACAGCCAGCCTTGTCTCCTGTGAGCTTGTTGCCTTATCTAGGTCATGCTCAGCCCTGTCCCGACCCTAAGTTCTGACACCTGGAGAGGCTGGCAAAGAGGGGTGGCAGGGATGTTTGTGTTGGGACCCGGGGTCTGTACTTCCCCGTGTCCCTTCTCTATGCCCTGCCCCTGGCAGGCGGGGCCCAGTCTTCCTACGAGGGAGGGGTGATGTTCTAATCTAACGTCTGCTTCTGGGGCTGATTCCCACAGGAGTTGTAGGGCTTAAGGGAGGGACAGCTGTTCGGAGAGGAGCCCAGTGTGGCGGTTGGAGATGAAGAACCCTCCCCAGTAACCctcactcctctctcttcccttgtaCTTCATGCCAAGCATTGACCCGTATCCCTATGCTCTACTCCCCGCCCCTAACTCTGTGCTGTCTGTCCTCAGTGTCAGTATTTTGGGAAGATCTACATCGGGACCCCACCCCAGGAATTCACTGTGGTGTTTGACACTGGCTCTTCTGACCTCTGGGTGCCTTCTGTCTACTGCAAGAGTTATGCCTGCCGTGAGTGACCTCCCTTTCCAACCCGGCCCTCCAGGCTCTGACCCCAGGgctgctctgcctgccctgcGTAGTGAGAGGAGAAGGCTGGCTTCCTTTGGAGCCTACTCTGGAAGTCTATGAATTTCAGGGACATCCACAGATGATTACGGAGGCCTGGCCACTTTGGACAAAAGATGTTAAATGCCCCCAGGCAGAGATGGGGACAagcttcatgtttttttttttttttaagattttatttatttatttgacagacagagatcacaagtaggcagagaggcaggcagagagagagagagagaggaggaagcaggctccctgcagagcagagagcccgatacaggactcgatcccaggaccctgggatcatgacctgagccgaaggcagcggcttaacccactgagctacccaggcgccccaagcttcaTGTTTTAAATGCCAGAAATCAAGGTCAAGTGTTGGTCCTGTGGATTCTGGCTGCATCTGAGGCTACATTTGGGGGATTTTGGACAAGAAGTTGGGTCAGCCTGGAAACAAGGAGTGGGCTTGCTTGGATTCTGGCCACCGCTTTTGAGTTGCAGGGTTCTGGGGGGGGAACGTGGGTGCAGGAGAGCTCGCTTTGACATTCCCAGCCTCCCGGTTGTGCCCCATCTCCTTGCTCAGCCCCTCCAACTGCCCACAGATTGAGAAGGTGTGCAAATCATGGGTCAAATGTATAAAGCACCAGCTGGAAATTCGGGGAGCTtaagctctttattttttaaagaaattttatttatttgagagagagcagagaacataagcagggggagcagcaggcagagagagaagcaggctccccactgagcagagagcccgatgcggggctcgatcccaggaccctgggactatgacccgagccaaaggcagacgcttaactgactgaaccacccaggtgcccagtatttACTTATGTACTTAGCCTCTGTCAGGAGCCAAGGCAGGCTGCTGACCCTCCTTGGGTTTTTGGTTCTCCTTCCTATAAAATGGGGCTGGGATATGCCAGGAGGTTCTGGGAGAATGAAGTCACCGGGCCTATCATTAGTGATGAATAAACGTTTACTATGTGGTACTAACTGATTTCTCCAACAATCCTGGGAAATTGGTGCTCTTGTTACCCCCTTTACCAGAGAAGGAAGCAAAGTTCAGAGAATAAAAGAGTCTTGCCTAAGGTTACAAAGCTGGAGAAAGTAACACGTCTATGGAAACCCCAGGaaggccttttttctttcttgtttggtTTGGAAGCTACATAGGTCGTTCTGGGGTTCTGAGAGGTGGGTAGAGCAGCAAAGGATAATTTTCCTTATTAAGCCCTGGGGGAATCAAGAGAGGGGGGCTGCTTATTTCCTGCAGTGAGAATGATTGGTATGTAGACCACATTTCTTACAAGGCCTAGTGAGGTTCTCAGCCCTGGCTGTTACTGTCAAGGGCAAGAAGATTCTACGGGCCTCACTAGCCCTGGGTCTGTGTTTCAGAAAAACATCACCGTTTCGACCCGGCCAAGTCCTCCACCTTCCAGAACCTGAACGAGCCTCTGTCTATCCAGTACGGCACCGGCAGCATGCAAGGCTTCCTGGGCCTTGATACCATCACTGTGAGTGGGGCTTGGGGCCAGTCGGGGCTCACTTTTCTTTCCCTGGTGCCTGCTCTGCCTCCCATCCACCCAGGCTCTGGCGGGCTGCACCTCCAGCGGGGGGTGGAGAGGCCCTTTGCGTCTTGTCCatgcacaccccccaccccgacccctggTGGGGGGCTTGGTGGGTAGGGATTCTGAGAGCGATCTTAACTGGCTGTGACTGTGGctcatccctccctcctctcctttccaggCCAGCCCCTGGAGTCCCCCCGAGAGCTTCTCCGTGCCCAGTTTCCACTTTCCCCATCCTCTTTCATCTGTCCTTGCCATAGTTGGTTCTGAACCCTGAGCCTGTGCCAGCTCCCCAGTGTCACCTGTGGGGTCTCACTGTAAACTGAGTTCTTAGGAGGGGACTATTACCCCCATCATGCAGacgaggaaactgaagctccCAGGAGCTGGTGACTTGCCTGAAGTCGCGCAGCTGGAGGCTGGGAGCTGTACTTAGTACATAGTACTAAGTACTACGTAAATAATACATAGTACTAATTAGTACATAGAAGGGCTCAGAACTAGGTTCTTGCTTTCCTCACCCACTATCCAAGGTTCAAAGTCAAGCAGCATCCCCTGGGGCTTATTACCTCCATCTTCCTTGAGCTCTTCCTGGGCCTGGCTGAAGGCTCTTTTGCTTTAAGCCCAAAAGGACCCAGTTCTTCTCTGCTGACGGCCCTCTCCTCAGGCTTGTCCATTGGCAGGGCAAGTGCCCATGGAGCTCAGGCCTCCCCAGGGGTTGTTGCCAGACAGTGGAGGCCCCAGAGCCGCTGGCTGAGGTGGCCCCAGCAGACAGGGCCCTGGGGAAGGGGAATCTCCTGCCCATGTCCTACTTCCTCTGAGGCCCGGAGCCgctggttttcttttctgctgTTCTCGGTTCAGGGGGAAATCCCACGTCTTCATGGAGGGGCTGGCCCGAGCCTGCTGGCCTCAGCCGTGGGGCATCGGGTGGCCTTCATTTGCCCCCCTGGGACGGGGGTAGGAGAGAAAACCATGGGGGTCAGGCCCCATGGAAATGAGGACAAGTTGGGGtattggaggaggagaaagaagataggCTTGGGCAGAGAAGTGCGGGTCAGGGGCTCAGAGGTATGAGATCAGGTGTGAAAAGCAGGGTGAGCAGGTGAAGTGGCTCTCAGACAAAGGAAAACTCCCGAGTGCCTTGGGGGTCTCTGGAGGGTCCTCGCAAGGGATGACATGACTGGACGTCTGTTTTCAAAGCTCACTTTGGCTGCGTGTATGGCGGGTGGTTTGACTATAAGGGGACAGAGTGGAAGCTGGAGGCCCTGTGAGCTCAGAATGGGTGGGTGGGCTCAGCAGCCTTCCAGGGAAGTGGGCAGATTaacaggagagctggagggagagaTACCCTAGCACAGCAACATTAATGTCCAAAGGCCAATCACTTCCTAAATGCTCGATACGGGTTCGGCGCTCATATTATACGGGCCTAAGCATTGCCTCGAGATGCAGATGCTATTattccatttaacagatgaggggAGGGAGGCTCGGGGAGGGGCTTGTGCAAGGTCACACCGTCAGCATGCAACAGAGCAAGGGTGCACAGCTAGGTCCATTGGATGCTAAGGGGGTGCATGTTCTCTGTGCCCTTTGTGCTGTCCCCAGCTGTTCCCTGGCAGATGCCCCAGGTGTCACTGATGGTAGGGCTGCAGGTTGGCAGAGGGCCTTGGAGCATCCCTCACCCCATCCCCTTTTCTGGGCTCACCCCCCAACTTCTGCACGTGAGCACTGCTATCTGCATCCTTCACTgtgtcctttcttcctctgtccctggccTTGTCAGGGTCATTCCTTCACAACCACGGTGCAGAGATGGGAAACGAGGGTTTTTCCCTCTTAAGCTCACATGACTGCATTGCCCGTAGGGGGGTAGGTGAGCCCCCTCGCTCCAAGACTGATCCTGATACAGGCCTGCCCCGGAATCTTCCTGCCTCTGGCCAAAGGCCCCTGGTGGAGGTCTCTCGGCTTCTCTTGCAGGTCTCCAATATCGTGGACCCCCAGCAGACCGTGGGCCTGAGCACCAAGGAGCCTGGCAACGTCTTTACCTATTCCGAGTTTGACGGGATCCTGGGGCTGGCCTACCCCACTCTGGCCTCTGAGTACTCAGTGCCCGTGTTCGACAACATGATGCAGAAGCACCTGGTGGCCCAAGACCTGTTCTCTGTGTATTTGTCCAGGTAGGAGCCGCCCCCAGCCAGGGCCAGAATTCTAGGGCCTGGCAAGGTCTCTTGGCCGAGGAGTGGCTATCCATTTGGGACACTGCAATTCAAGAATGGTGGCTAGAATCCAAGCAAGCCCTCTCCTTGTTTCCAGGCTGACCCAACCTCTTGTCCAAAAGCCTCCAACGTAGACTCCGATGCAGCCAGAATCCACAGGACCAACACTTGACCTTGGTTTCTGGCATTTAAAACATGAAGCCTGACCCCATCTCTGCCTGGGGGCATTTAACATCTTTTGTCCAAAGTGGCCAGGCCTCGGTAATCATCTGTGGATGTCACTGAAATTCACAGACTTCCAGAATAGGCTCCAAAGGAGGCCAGCCTTCTCCTTTTTCTATCCAGGAAACTGAGGTGTGGGAGGGACGGTCATACTGGGAACTGGTGGCTGAGTCACATCTGGAGCCCAGGGCTCCTGACTCCCAGTCTGGTGCTCCCTGCTCTGTCTTCCTGCAGCTCAGCTGGACAGAAGGGTGGGTGGCAGAATGGGGAGAAGAGCGCCACACTCAGGAGAAGGACGGTATTGGGCAACTGAGGTCAAGGGCACCCAGGCGAGGGGTACATTGGTACATTCATTTGCTCAACTAATATTTATAGGCTGCTAGTACGTGCAAGTGCTCTGGCAGAAGAAGGGGATACATTAGCAAAACAGACAAACTGGGAGTTAACTTTCTAGCGGGGGTAGGGGAGCAGACAACACACAATCACACAATTTTGCTTACATTTGTGAGAAGGGCGCTCATTGCAGGCAGATCTGGGTGCTGGGAAAGCTTAGTGATGAGGGAAGCCCTGTCTGGTGGAGGTGCATGTGCAGAGCAGGCAGGGGAAGCTTCCATGAGGCACGCGTGGGAGCTCCCCAGGTGAGACAGAGGATAGCACGCTGCAGGCAGTGGCAACAGCACGTGCTAGGGCCCAGGGGCAAGACAGAGCTTGCTGTGGGGTCTAGGAACTAAAAGCAGCTGGGTGGGAGCAGGTGACACTCGTGTGCCTGTGCTTCCTGGCTTCGAGGAAAGCCCCAGAAGGAACAGGGGGTAGAGGGTAGCAATTTTAATCCAAAGTCTGTAGGACTTGGTTGAAGACCCTTTGCCCTATTGTAGCtgaagggtggggatgggggctgggCACAGGAAGACAATTATGGGTTGCCCCAGCCAAGCCTAGTGGTCATATGAACTGTGTGATCGTTAGTTCCCACCTCCCCTGCACTCTACAAGCTGCAGATGCTGCCTCAGTCTGGGGGCGGAGGAGCTCAGAGAGTGGATGCCCTTATCAGGGAAGAGCCCCAAAGATCAGGGAGGTGGGAGAGCTCACTTAGAGCCTGCAGGGAGGCAGTGGGGGTCAAGGGCAGGGAAGATGGTGGGACTGGTCtcagctgcctctgcctccctcccaccatgTGGGGCTGCGGCTCCTCCTCTCCAAGCCAGGGTGTCTGAGGGCCACCATATGCCTTTCCTTGGTTTCAGGAATGGCCAGGGGAGCATGCTGACGCTGGGAGCCATTGACCCATCCTACTACACAGGCTCCCTGCACTGGGTGCCCGTGACCGTGCAGGAGTACTGGCAGTTCACCGTGGACAGGTGAGTGAGCAGCAGCCCTGGCTCCAGGGGAGGGGGACGCCAGGGCCTGGGGAGTAGCTTGTGAGGCTCCGAGAAGGACCGCAGCACAGGCGCTTGCAAGCCCGGCCCATCAGATTCTGAGTTGGACCCTTGCAAGGCCAGTGAGCTCAGTCAGCGAGAACGCGGACATTCCCCATGGCTTTATTAGTAAGAGTAAGAGTGCTGcactttcgggcgcctgggtggctccgtgggttaagccgctgcctttggctcaggtcatgatctcagggtcctggaatcgagtcccgtagcgggctctctgctcagcagggagcctgcttcctctctctctctctgcctgcctctctgcctacttgtgatctctctctgtcaaataaataaataaataatcttaaaaaaaaaaaaaaagagtgctgcACTTTCTGAGCCCTTATTACCTGTAGACGGTGGGCTGAGTGACAACAGGATGGGCTCGTTCATGCCTCGCTGAAACCCTAGGAGGTGGGGGCCACACCAGGATCCTCATGTTATAATTCACTAACGTGAACCTCATGACGGTCCATCAGTGAGGTCAGGGAAGGGGTCGTTAAGGTACCCATTTTGTGGTCGAGAAGCCCAAGGTCAGGAAGGATGATAATTTGCATAAGGCCTGCAGCAAGTGAATGGCAGGGAGAAAGCTTGACACTGGAGCTTTAGGCATCCAATGCTGGACTTATTCCACCCTTAGTGCATGTGACTTCCGTGGTTTTGAAAAAAGATTGATTTGTGTATTTGAGGGTTGGGGAGCAGCCGAGAGTCCTAAGCTTGGACTCCCCCCTTCCTGAGGATCCTGGcaggggaggatgggagggacCAGGGACAGGGGATGGATGCTGGACTCACCATGAGGCTGTCATCTCTGCACTCTGCAGGGTTACTGTCAATGGCGTGGTGGTGGCCTGTGATGGTGGCTgtcaggccatcctggacacaggtACCTCCATGCTGGTTGGGCCCAGCAGTGACATCCTCAACATCCAGACAGCTATTGGAGCAACACAGGACCAGTATGGTGTGGTAAGGCCAGGCCCATTTCCCCAGAGGGGTGGGGTGTCTCAGGAGGTCTTCCCCGTGGGCTTCCAGCCTGGCCCACTGTGGCTGTTGGGACTCTCCCATCTCACACAGAGGCCGACGTCTGGCCTCCTGTCTTCCAGGAGGATCATGCATCCCTGACTCACTGTGCTTTGCCCTACCCCATTTTTCCTCACCCACACACGGATCTCCTTGCTTCCCTGACTGCTAAGTGCTCCCGGGGTCCTGGAGGGGGCACTGACTGAGCCTGGAGAGAAAACACGGAGGCCAATCCCCCTTTGTCTCAAGCTGGGGCTGTTCCTTCCTTGGCTGACAGGAGGTCCCACTCAGTGTAGCTCTCCTGAGGCCTGAGGGCTTCCTTAGAGTCCTCTGAGTGGGGAGGTCCCTCCGCACTAATTCCAGTGCAGAGGAAGGGATCCTGCCTTGGCCTTTCTCTGCCTCATCGAGCCCGATCAGATCTATTGCCCATCTGAGATGACTTTCCTCTGGCCTTCAGGTTGACATCAACTGCGGGAGCCTGAACAGCATGCCTGATGTGGTCTTTGAGATCAATGGCCAAAAGTACCCTCTGCCCCCCTCCGCCT
This Neovison vison isolate M4711 chromosome 2, ASM_NN_V1, whole genome shotgun sequence DNA region includes the following protein-coding sequences:
- the LOC122898791 gene encoding chymosin-like, with product MRCLVVLLAVLALSQGSGISRVPLHKGKSLRKVLKEHGLLEDFLKKHPYSISTKYSSLAKVASEPLTNYLDCQYFGKIYIGTPPQEFTVVFDTGSSDLWVPSVYCKSYACQKHHRFDPAKSSTFQNLNEPLSIQYGTGSMQGFLGLDTITVSNIVDPQQTVGLSTKEPGNVFTYSEFDGILGLAYPTLASEYSVPVFDNMMQKHLVAQDLFSVYLSRNGQGSMLTLGAIDPSYYTGSLHWVPVTVQEYWQFTVDRVTVNGVVVACDGGCQAILDTGTSMLVGPSSDILNIQTAIGATQDQYGVVDINCGSLNSMPDVVFEINGQKYPLPPSAYTSTDMGFCSSGFQGEGDSQLWILGDVFIREYYSVFDRVNNRLGLAKAI